CCTTCTGATGGGGGTAGAGCAAATGACCCTGCTGCTGCTGGCGGGGGGCGTGTATTTGGCGGCCGCGTCGTTCCTGCGGGTCGAGGAGGTGCGCGTCCTGTGGCGACTCGCGCCGACGGGGCGGCGGCAGGCGGCAGTAACGCAGGAGGCGGCGTGAAATGACAATTGGAGAGGCAGGAACGGCGGTAACGAGCGCGCCCGCAGGCGGGTACTCGCAGGAGTACTACGACGCCCGTGGCGGCCCCATGTTTCGCCTGGAGATAAGGCATCTGCTGGCGCTGGCCGCTCCGTCGCGGGATGACAGGGTGCTGGAGCTTGGCTGCGGCGCCGGCCTCCTGCTCGCCGCCTGCCATCGTGAACGCCGTGCCTCCCTCACGATGGGAGTGGACGTAAACCATACCGCTGTCTCGCTGGCCAGTCGCGTCGCGCCCGTGGCACTTGCCGATGCGACGCGTCTTCCCCTGGCCAGCGGCAGCTTTCAGGCTGTCGTGGCGCAGCACTTGATCGAGCACTTCGAGCGGCCGGAGGAGGCGCTGCGCGAGTGGTATCGCGTCCTCGCCCCCGGTGGGCGGGTCGTCGTCGCTACTCCTAATGCCGCCTACCCCGACCCTGCTCTATTCGATGACCCGACCCATCATCACGTGTATCTGTTGCATGAGCTGCGCCGCCTGTTCGAAGAGAG
This portion of the Dehalococcoidia bacterium genome encodes:
- a CDS encoding class I SAM-dependent methyltransferase, producing MTIGEAGTAVTSAPAGGYSQEYYDARGGPMFRLEIRHLLALAAPSRDDRVLELGCGAGLLLAACHRERRASLTMGVDVNHTAVSLASRVAPVALADATRLPLASGSFQAVVAQHLIEHFERPEEALREWYRVLAPGGRVVVATPNAAYPDPALFDDPTHHHVYLLHELRRLFEESGFRVERCYTLMPFLGNRRLTWAATKLFGGALPALRFLPYFRTRGLTLFLSATKRERPERREGDDE